The region GCCTAGAAGGCTTATAAGGAGGCATCAACTTTAAAATAGGAAATCTATTTTTCAGCACCCCAAAACAACGCTCAATTGTCATCCTTAGAGACGAGTGTCTGTAGTTAAATAACTCTTCTGGACTTCTGGGTTGTCTACCTTGACCTCTATATTCTTGTGCGTGATACCTTTCACCCCTATAAGGGGGAAGAAAACCTCCAATACATGGATACCCAGAATCAACGAGATAAAAGGAACCTTCATCAAATAAAATATATGTTAGTTCAACTTTGTTAATTTCATTGAACATAATTTTATGTTGATACCATGACTTATCTCTAGGTGGCCAAGGAAATTCAGCATTTTGATTTGTAATTGCATCCAAAAGAATCTTTGAATCATGTGCACTTCCTTCCCATCCCGAATATACATACGTAAACATCATGttaaaatcacaag is a window of Lathyrus oleraceus cultivar Zhongwan6 chromosome 6, CAAS_Psat_ZW6_1.0, whole genome shotgun sequence DNA encoding:
- the LOC127096098 gene encoding protein ALP1-like, producing MMFTYVYSGWEGSAHDSKILLDAITNQNAEFPWPPRDKSWYQHKIMFNEINKVELTYILFDEGSFYLVDSGYPCIGGFLPPYRGERYHAQEYRGQGRQPRSPEELFNYRHSSLRMTIERCFGVLKNRFPILKLMPPYKPSRQRLIVIACCAIHNYIRKWNLPDELFRIWEEMDPIELEGIQEGPIIEGTSSNIDNLTRLSNEGAVEMTMKRNHIRDEMWVHRSN